The Gemmatimonadota bacterium genome has a segment encoding these proteins:
- a CDS encoding uracil-DNA glycosylase, which yields MPDPLRRYLAAQRDLGGDEVLFDVPVALPATVAVAPRTRASAATPVAPATPASAAPAPAAIAAAPSRPRVVPVISEENAVGWRKGAPPIPGPGLVVNVTAPDRWSTLAEVADVVSTCTQCPLCTGRTKTVPGEGNAQARLMLIGEGPGETEDLTGRPFVGRAGELLDKILESIEAPRATVFIANVVKCRPPRNRAPLPDERAACLPYLHRQIALVKPKVLLALGSTAAEAMLGVKKPLGEIRLKVHEWNGIPLIVTYHPAALLRNPNWKRPAWDDVRIARQLLDIDD from the coding sequence GTGCCTGACCCGCTGCGCCGCTACCTCGCCGCGCAGCGCGACCTGGGTGGTGACGAAGTACTCTTCGACGTTCCCGTTGCGCTTCCGGCCACGGTTGCCGTCGCGCCGCGAACTCGCGCGAGTGCTGCCACGCCTGTTGCACCGGCGACTCCTGCATCCGCTGCTCCTGCTCCCGCGGCCATTGCTGCCGCGCCAAGTCGTCCTCGGGTGGTCCCGGTGATCAGTGAAGAGAACGCTGTCGGCTGGCGGAAGGGTGCGCCACCGATTCCAGGACCAGGCCTCGTCGTCAACGTGACGGCACCGGATCGCTGGAGCACGCTGGCCGAAGTCGCCGATGTGGTAAGCACGTGCACCCAGTGTCCGCTCTGCACCGGCCGGACGAAGACGGTGCCAGGGGAGGGCAACGCTCAAGCGCGCCTGATGCTGATCGGTGAGGGGCCCGGCGAAACGGAAGACCTGACCGGTCGCCCCTTCGTGGGTCGCGCGGGCGAGCTCCTCGACAAGATTCTCGAGAGCATCGAGGCACCTCGTGCTACGGTGTTCATCGCCAACGTCGTGAAGTGCCGGCCGCCCCGCAACCGGGCACCGTTGCCCGACGAACGCGCGGCATGTCTTCCGTACCTGCATCGGCAGATCGCGCTGGTGAAGCCGAAGGTGCTCCTCGCGCTGGGCAGTACGGCGGCGGAAGCGATGCTCGGGGTCAAGAAGCCGCTCGGCGAGATCCGGCTCAAGGTGCACGAGTGGAACGGCATTCCCCTGATCGTCACGTACCACCCCGCGGCCCTGCTGCGGAATCCGAACTGGAAGAGGCCGGCCTGGGATGACGTCCGTATTGCGCGACAGCTCCTCGACATCGATGACTGA
- the coaBC gene encoding bifunctional phosphopantothenoylcysteine decarboxylase/phosphopantothenate--cysteine ligase CoaBC: MWRGRHVVLGVTGGIAAYKSVLVARELSARGALVDVILSRGATEFIGRATFEAVTRRPVRSSLWERDGALDHVTLGQHADLIIVAPATAHLIARAAAGMADDLLTALLLATTRPVLIAPAMNDEMFAAEPTAANVAALVARGWRIVGPAIGALAEGPSDRPGRMVEPAEIVAHAERTLYGDGPLAGRRVLITAGPTRESLDPVRVLTNRSSGKMGFRLAEAAWRRGANVMLISGPSNETTPVGVARQHVDTTAEMAAAVKAQLRSSDVLIMAAAPADYRPVSARDTKLPRSSGGFTLALEATDDILLGTMSERHAGLTVVGFALETGAAIEKGRAKLQRKQLDMIVVNDALEPGAGFDVDTNAVTILDCLGGERRVPLSSKSAVADAILDAIEGYRA, translated from the coding sequence ATGTGGCGGGGCCGCCATGTCGTCCTCGGAGTGACCGGGGGGATCGCGGCCTACAAGAGCGTGCTGGTAGCCCGCGAGCTGTCGGCGCGCGGTGCGCTCGTGGACGTTATCCTCTCGCGCGGCGCGACCGAGTTCATCGGTCGCGCCACGTTCGAAGCAGTCACCCGGCGCCCCGTGCGCTCCTCGTTGTGGGAGCGTGACGGGGCGCTCGATCATGTGACCCTGGGTCAGCACGCCGACCTGATCATCGTCGCGCCCGCGACTGCCCACCTGATTGCGCGCGCGGCAGCTGGAATGGCGGATGATCTGCTCACCGCGCTGTTGCTCGCCACCACGCGACCCGTCCTGATCGCCCCGGCCATGAATGACGAGATGTTCGCGGCCGAGCCGACTGCCGCGAATGTCGCCGCGCTCGTCGCCCGCGGCTGGCGGATCGTCGGACCAGCGATTGGTGCTCTCGCCGAAGGCCCTTCCGATCGACCGGGGCGGATGGTCGAGCCCGCCGAGATCGTGGCGCACGCCGAGCGGACGCTCTATGGCGACGGACCGCTTGCCGGTCGCCGGGTGCTCATCACTGCCGGGCCCACCCGCGAATCGCTCGATCCGGTGCGGGTGCTCACCAACCGATCGAGCGGCAAGATGGGATTTCGCCTCGCCGAAGCAGCGTGGCGGCGGGGTGCCAATGTGATGCTGATCTCCGGGCCATCCAACGAGACCACCCCGGTGGGTGTCGCTCGCCAGCACGTGGATACGACCGCTGAGATGGCAGCGGCAGTGAAGGCGCAGCTTCGGAGCAGCGACGTCCTGATCATGGCCGCTGCCCCCGCCGACTATCGCCCTGTCAGCGCCCGCGACACCAAATTGCCGCGCTCCAGTGGTGGGTTCACCCTCGCGCTCGAGGCGACGGACGACATCCTCCTCGGCACGATGTCGGAGCGTCACGCCGGCCTCACGGTGGTTGGCTTCGCGCTGGAAACCGGAGCGGCCATAGAAAAGGGTCGCGCCAAGTTGCAGCGGAAGCAACTCGACATGATCGTGGTGAACGACGCGCTCGAACCGGGCGCCGGCTTCGACGTCGACACCAATGCGGTCACGATTCTCGATTGCCTGGGTGGCGAGCGACGGGTCCCATTGAGCAGCAAGTCGGCAGTGGCCGACGCCATCCTGGACGCGATCGAGGGCTATCGTGCCTGA
- the gmk gene encoding guanylate kinase has protein sequence MTPLLVVLSSPSGGGKSTIARRVLAERDDVGYSVSATTRAARAGEVHEREYHFLGHEEFERRVQAGEFIEHAVYNGHRYGTLVGELRRVMQGGRHVLLDIEVVGARLVRERFPDAVLIFVVPPSGMALAARLRARGTEGKQDIAGRLEQALEELAAAVEYDYVVVNDDLDEAVRAVHAILEAEARRTSRQRDVTVLLDRLRTEVAAELDRASGDH, from the coding sequence ATGACACCGCTGCTCGTGGTGCTTTCCTCGCCGTCAGGAGGTGGCAAGTCCACCATCGCCCGGCGGGTGCTCGCGGAGCGTGACGACGTCGGATATTCCGTTTCGGCGACCACCCGGGCAGCACGGGCCGGAGAAGTGCACGAACGGGAGTATCATTTTCTCGGGCACGAGGAATTCGAACGGCGAGTGCAGGCCGGAGAGTTCATCGAGCACGCGGTGTACAACGGACACCGCTATGGCACGCTGGTAGGCGAACTGCGCCGGGTGATGCAGGGTGGGCGCCATGTGCTGCTGGACATCGAGGTGGTGGGCGCGCGACTGGTGCGCGAACGTTTTCCTGATGCCGTGCTGATCTTCGTCGTTCCGCCGAGCGGGATGGCGCTGGCAGCGAGGCTCCGGGCACGGGGCACCGAAGGGAAGCAGGATATCGCCGGTCGACTTGAGCAGGCGCTCGAGGAGCTGGCTGCGGCGGTGGAATACGATTACGTCGTCGTGAATGACGATCTGGATGAAGCGGTGCGCGCCGTGCACGCCATCCTGGAAGCGGAAGCACGGCGCACCAGCCGGCAGCGGGATGTGACCGTACTGCTCGACCGGCTCCGAACCGAAGTCGCCGCCGAACTCGATCGTGCGAGCGGCGATCACTGA
- a CDS encoding YicC/YloC family endoribonuclease yields MTGFGGADGEVAGRLARVEIRTVNHRWFNLSARLPMELGVLETELREALRRDFDRGHVTVNVRWTDDAASGIGIDWTRAEAVVDALRQVRDRFSLAGDVTVEMVARQADLFGTRRDEPMAAVGWDALAPLVASATADCLASRRREGAVLVAEIASRIAALHAGGQRVGQLAPARLVRERERLSGQLATLLEGRAIDEGRVAQELVLTADRLDITEELVRFTAHLEAVRGLLASDKPVGKALGFLAQELGREVNTMGSKANDPAIAHEVVAMKGELEKIREQLENLE; encoded by the coding sequence ATGACCGGATTCGGCGGGGCAGACGGCGAAGTCGCGGGGCGATTGGCCCGGGTCGAGATCCGGACGGTCAACCACCGCTGGTTCAACCTCTCGGCGCGCCTTCCGATGGAACTCGGCGTCCTGGAGACTGAACTCCGCGAGGCGTTGCGCCGGGACTTCGATCGCGGGCATGTCACGGTGAACGTCCGCTGGACTGACGATGCCGCCAGCGGCATCGGGATCGACTGGACCCGGGCCGAAGCCGTGGTGGATGCCTTGCGACAGGTTCGCGATCGGTTCAGCCTCGCTGGTGACGTGACGGTGGAGATGGTGGCTCGTCAGGCCGATCTGTTCGGCACCCGTCGCGACGAACCGATGGCGGCGGTCGGGTGGGATGCCCTGGCTCCGCTAGTCGCATCGGCCACGGCGGACTGCCTCGCGTCACGGCGGCGGGAAGGCGCCGTGCTCGTGGCCGAGATCGCGTCGCGGATTGCCGCGCTGCATGCTGGTGGGCAGCGCGTGGGCCAACTCGCACCGGCCAGGCTGGTACGGGAACGGGAACGGCTCAGCGGCCAGCTCGCGACGTTGCTCGAAGGTCGGGCAATCGATGAGGGGCGGGTGGCCCAGGAACTGGTGCTGACGGCCGACCGGCTGGACATCACCGAGGAGCTGGTGCGGTTCACGGCTCACCTCGAAGCGGTGCGAGGATTGCTCGCGAGCGACAAGCCGGTCGGCAAGGCTCTCGGTTTCCTGGCGCAGGAACTCGGTCGCGAAGTGAACACGATGGGATCGAAGGCGAACGACCCCGCGATTGCGCACGAAGTCGTCGCGATGAAGGGTGAGCTCGAAAAGATTCGCGAGCAGCTGGAGAATCTGGAATGA